The following proteins come from a genomic window of Hymenobacter canadensis:
- a CDS encoding M20/M25/M40 family metallo-hydrolase, which translates to MELLRTLCQIPAPSGNEAALTQFLLNYIQTASPGWQVQPTVLAGEQWQDCIILVFGKPRTAVFAHVDSIGFTVRYGRQLVRIGGPVLDEGIRLVGRDSQGEIDCTLGSDEQTGQPTYEFTRDIDRGTELTYYCDFRETDTTIQSCYLDNRLGVWNALRLCETLKDGIIVFSCWEEHGGGSVAYLAKHIYETYGVRQALISDITWVTEGVHAGQGVAISLRDSLIPRRSYVERIRRIAEAAGIPHQLEVEGSGGSDAKELQHGAQPWDWCFIGAPEDNVHSPEEIVDKRDITSMLALYQELMRQL; encoded by the coding sequence ATGGAGCTTTTAAGGACCCTCTGCCAGATTCCGGCCCCTTCCGGAAACGAAGCCGCCCTCACGCAATTTTTGCTGAACTACATCCAGACGGCCAGCCCCGGCTGGCAGGTGCAGCCCACCGTACTGGCCGGCGAACAATGGCAGGATTGTATTATCCTGGTTTTCGGCAAGCCGCGCACCGCCGTCTTTGCGCATGTGGATAGCATCGGCTTTACCGTACGCTACGGCCGCCAACTGGTTCGGATTGGCGGGCCGGTGCTGGACGAAGGCATTCGACTGGTGGGGCGGGATTCGCAAGGAGAAATCGACTGCACGTTGGGAAGTGATGAACAAACCGGGCAGCCCACGTATGAGTTCACCCGCGACATCGACCGGGGCACGGAGCTCACCTATTACTGCGACTTCCGCGAAACGGATACGACCATCCAAAGCTGCTACCTCGATAACCGCCTCGGGGTCTGGAATGCGCTGCGGCTGTGCGAAACTCTGAAGGATGGCATCATCGTGTTCAGCTGCTGGGAGGAGCACGGCGGCGGGTCGGTGGCCTATCTGGCCAAGCACATTTACGAAACCTACGGCGTGCGGCAGGCCCTGATTTCCGACATCACCTGGGTGACGGAAGGCGTACACGCCGGCCAAGGCGTGGCTATTTCGCTGCGCGACTCCCTAATTCCGCGCCGCAGCTACGTGGAGCGTATCCGGCGCATTGCGGAGGCGGCCGGTATTCCGCATCAGCTGGAGGTAGAAGGCAGCGGCGGCTCCGACGCCAAGGAGCTGCAGCACGGCGCCCAGCCTTGGGACTGGTGCTTTATCGGAGCCCCCGAAGACAACGTGCACTCGCCCGAAGAAATCGTGGATAAGCGCGACATTACCAGCATGCTGGCGCTGTATCAGGAGCTGATGCGGCAGCTGTAG
- a CDS encoding sodium-translocating pyrophosphatase yields the protein MMTVLYAVPALGVLALLYTWVRSGWVSRQDAGDERMRTIAGYIADGAIAFLKAEYRVMAIFGLIASAFLFYLGSTGEKSSPVIVIAFLIGAVFSALAGFIGMKIATKANVRTAQAARTSLSQALNVSFSGGSVMGMGVAGLAVLGLGSLFIVFYQLFVVSKGGSANGIEMETALEVLTGFSLGAESIALFARVGGGIYTKAADVGADLVGKVEAGIPEDDPRNPATIADNVGDNVGDVAGMGADLFGSYVATILATMVLGREVVATGDQFQGLSPILLPMVIAGMGIIASLVGILCVRVKEGGNVQAALNLGNYVSVVVSGIASYFIIRWMLPTESLVIRGVTFSAMQVFYAVVVGLIVGTLMSIITEYYTAMGKRPVLSIVHQSSTGHATTVIGGLAVGMESTVLPILVLAAGIVLSYECAGLYGVAIAAAGMMATTAMQLAIDAFGPIADNAGGIAEMSELPKEVRERTDILDAVGNTTAATGKGFAIASAALTSLALFAAFMGTANITSIDISNARVLAGLFVGAMIPFIFSALAISAVGRAAMAMVQEVRRQFREIPGIMEGTGRPEYEKCVAISTQAAIREMMLPGAIALVVPVIVGFAFGPEVLGGTLAGVTVSGVLMAMFQSNAGGAWDNAKKSFEKGVMIDGVMQYKGSDAHKASVTGDTVGDPFKDTSGPSMNILIKLMSIVSLVIAPHIAAPDRGVAPAHLVPRTELDVRPKVRFADVTDHAAEAVFVLLRKQL from the coding sequence ATGATGACTGTTCTCTACGCAGTGCCCGCGTTGGGTGTGCTGGCCTTACTTTACACGTGGGTCCGGTCGGGCTGGGTGAGCCGCCAGGATGCCGGCGACGAGCGGATGCGCACCATTGCCGGCTACATTGCCGACGGCGCCATTGCCTTCCTGAAAGCCGAATACCGCGTGATGGCCATCTTCGGCCTGATTGCCTCCGCGTTTCTGTTTTACCTGGGCAGCACCGGCGAAAAGTCCAGCCCCGTCATCGTCATTGCCTTCCTGATTGGCGCCGTTTTCTCGGCGCTGGCCGGCTTCATCGGGATGAAGATTGCCACCAAGGCCAACGTGCGTACAGCCCAGGCTGCCCGCACCAGCCTGAGCCAGGCCCTGAACGTGTCGTTTTCGGGCGGCTCGGTGATGGGCATGGGCGTGGCCGGCCTGGCGGTGCTGGGGCTGGGCTCGTTGTTTATCGTGTTCTATCAGCTGTTTGTGGTGAGCAAGGGCGGCAGCGCCAATGGCATTGAAATGGAAACCGCGCTGGAAGTGCTGACCGGCTTCTCGCTTGGGGCCGAAAGCATTGCCCTGTTTGCCCGGGTGGGCGGCGGTATCTACACCAAAGCCGCCGACGTGGGCGCTGACCTCGTGGGCAAGGTGGAAGCCGGCATCCCCGAAGACGACCCCCGCAACCCCGCCACCATCGCCGACAACGTGGGTGACAACGTGGGCGACGTAGCCGGCATGGGTGCCGACCTGTTCGGCTCCTACGTGGCTACCATTCTGGCGACCATGGTGCTGGGTCGCGAGGTAGTCGCCACCGGTGACCAGTTTCAGGGGCTTTCCCCGATTCTGCTGCCGATGGTGATTGCCGGTATGGGCATTATTGCCTCGCTGGTCGGGATTCTGTGCGTGCGGGTGAAGGAAGGCGGCAACGTGCAGGCCGCCCTCAACCTGGGCAACTACGTGTCGGTGGTGGTGTCGGGCATTGCCTCGTACTTCATCATCCGCTGGATGCTGCCCACCGAGTCGCTCGTGATTCGGGGCGTCACGTTTAGTGCCATGCAGGTATTCTATGCTGTGGTAGTAGGTTTGATTGTGGGCACGCTGATGAGTATTATCACCGAGTATTACACGGCCATGGGCAAGCGGCCGGTGCTCAGCATCGTGCACCAAAGCTCTACTGGCCACGCCACTACCGTTATCGGCGGGCTGGCCGTGGGCATGGAAAGTACGGTGCTCCCGATACTCGTGCTGGCAGCGGGCATCGTGCTCAGTTACGAGTGCGCTGGCCTCTACGGCGTAGCCATTGCGGCGGCCGGCATGATGGCCACCACCGCCATGCAGCTGGCCATCGACGCCTTCGGCCCTATTGCCGACAACGCCGGCGGCATTGCCGAAATGAGCGAGCTGCCCAAGGAAGTGCGTGAGCGGACCGACATTCTCGACGCTGTAGGTAACACCACGGCCGCTACCGGCAAAGGCTTTGCCATTGCCTCGGCCGCCCTTACTTCGCTGGCTTTGTTTGCGGCCTTCATGGGCACGGCCAACATCACCTCCATCGACATCAGCAATGCCCGCGTGCTGGCTGGGTTGTTCGTGGGCGCCATGATCCCGTTCATCTTCTCGGCGCTGGCTATTTCGGCGGTGGGACGTGCGGCCATGGCCATGGTGCAGGAGGTGCGCCGGCAGTTTCGGGAGATTCCGGGCATTATGGAAGGCACCGGCCGGCCCGAGTACGAGAAGTGTGTAGCAATCAGCACCCAGGCCGCCATCCGCGAAATGATGCTGCCAGGGGCCATTGCGTTGGTGGTGCCCGTGATTGTGGGCTTCGCCTTCGGGCCGGAGGTGCTGGGCGGCACGCTGGCCGGTGTCACGGTGAGCGGCGTGCTGATGGCCATGTTCCAGAGTAACGCCGGTGGCGCCTGGGACAACGCCAAGAAGAGCTTCGAGAAGGGCGTGATGATTGACGGCGTGATGCAGTACAAAGGCTCCGACGCCCACAAAGCCTCCGTCACCGGCGACACCGTCGGCGACCCGTTCAAGGATACGTCCGGCCCCAGCATGAACATCCTCATCAAGCTCATGAGCATCGTGAGCCTGGTAATTGCCCCGCACATTGCTGCCCCGGACCGGGGCGTGGCGCCTGCCCACCTGGTGCCCCGTACCGAGCTGGATGTGCGGCCCAAGGTGCGCTTTGCCGACGTGACCGACCATGCCGCCGAAGCCGTGTTCGTACTGCTGCGCAAGCAGCTGTAG
- a CDS encoding adenylate kinase, which produces MLNLVLFGPPGAGKGTQSQKLIARYNLVHLSTGDLLRAQISQGTELGLRAKKLMDEGLLVPDEVVIGMIDSALQSNKQAAGFIFDGFPRTVPQAESLDRLLAEHETKVSCMVALEVAEEELVARLLERGKTSGRPDDQDETKIRKRVTVYNTETAQVAGYYASQQKFHALNGIGAIEDIFGQVCGIIEKHQPAAPESSHQATDEVKA; this is translated from the coding sequence ATGCTGAATCTCGTGCTCTTCGGCCCGCCCGGCGCCGGTAAAGGAACGCAAAGCCAGAAGCTGATTGCCCGCTATAATCTGGTGCACCTCTCCACCGGCGATTTGCTCCGTGCCCAGATTTCCCAGGGCACTGAACTCGGCCTGCGTGCCAAAAAACTCATGGATGAAGGCCTGCTCGTGCCCGACGAAGTGGTAATCGGCATGATCGACAGCGCCCTGCAAAGCAACAAGCAGGCTGCCGGCTTCATCTTCGACGGCTTCCCGCGCACGGTGCCCCAAGCCGAAAGCCTCGACCGCCTGCTGGCGGAGCACGAAACCAAGGTGTCGTGCATGGTGGCACTGGAAGTGGCTGAGGAAGAGCTGGTAGCGCGCCTGCTGGAGCGCGGCAAAACCTCCGGCCGCCCCGACGACCAGGACGAAACCAAAATCCGCAAGCGCGTGACGGTCTACAACACCGAAACCGCCCAGGTGGCCGGCTACTACGCCTCGCAGCAGAAATTCCATGCCCTCAACGGCATCGGCGCCATCGAAGACATCTTCGGGCAGGTCTGCGGCATCATCGAGAAGCACCAGCCCGCCGCCCCGGAAAGCAGCCATCAGGCAACCGACGAAGTAAAAGCGTAA
- the hpt gene encoding hypoxanthine phosphoribosyltransferase produces MNPDHISLHDKQFEPYLPAQQLAASIQQLATQLNHDYAGKTPLLIAVLNGSFMFASDLMKALAIECEISFIRVASYQGTSSTGTVQEVLGLTEEIRGRHVIIVEDIVDTGHTMRRLLDTLGAREPASLEVATLFLKPECLQHELPIRYVGLSIPNDFIVGYGLDFDGLGRNYPDVYKAVGS; encoded by the coding sequence ATGAATCCGGACCATATTTCGCTGCACGACAAGCAGTTTGAACCCTACCTGCCGGCGCAGCAGCTGGCCGCCAGCATTCAGCAGCTGGCCACTCAACTCAACCACGACTACGCCGGCAAAACGCCGCTGCTGATAGCCGTGCTCAACGGCTCGTTCATGTTCGCCTCCGACCTGATGAAGGCGCTGGCCATTGAGTGCGAGATTTCCTTTATCCGCGTGGCCTCGTACCAGGGCACCAGCAGCACTGGCACCGTGCAGGAAGTGCTGGGCCTGACCGAAGAAATCCGGGGCCGCCACGTCATCATCGTCGAAGACATCGTGGATACGGGCCACACCATGCGCCGTCTGCTCGACACGCTGGGCGCCCGCGAGCCGGCTTCGCTGGAAGTAGCTACGCTGTTTCTGAAGCCTGAATGCCTGCAGCACGAACTGCCTATCCGCTACGTGGGCCTAAGTATTCCCAATGATTTCATTGTCGGCTATGGTCTTGATTTCGACGGACTGGGCCGCAATTATCCGGACGTGTACAAGGCCGTAGGCAGCTGA